The DNA segment CTCCCAGGCGTGGGACTTCGCCGGCTCGGTCACGGCGAGCACGAGATCGGCGACGCGGCGCCCGAAGAGCCGCGTGATGTCCTCGGCCGTCGCGCCGGTGTCCTCGATGGCGTCGTGCAGCGCCCCCGCCGCGATGACCTCTTCATCGAAGCCATGCTTGGCGAGCAGCACCGCGACGCCGGCCAGATGGCTCATGTACGGCACGTCGACGCCGGGGTACTTGCGCTTCTGTCCCCGATGCCAAACCGCCGCCTGATCGAGCGCTCGCTTGAGGAGGGGCGTCATGCCTGGAATCTAGTGCCCAAGAGGCGCCTCGGCGAGCGCCGCGAGCGCACGTCGCGAGAACTTCCTCGTTTTGTCAAGTCAGGGCGAAGCCTGCGCGCCCGCTTCCGGCGCCCGAGCCCGCTTTGCCGGAAGCGCCGCGCATCCACGGCCGACGCTGGGGGCGTGGTAAGGTGGGCTCATGCGAGCCGCGACCGCAGAGGTGCTTCCCAAGGAGCCGATGACGCTCGACGAGTGGGCGGACCTCGACGAGGACGAGCCGGGAGAGCTCGTCGATGGGCAGCTCACGGAGGAGGAAGTGCCAAACAACGCCCACGAGCTCGTCGTCGCGTGGTTCATCTGGGCGCTGCGCACGTGGGCCATGCCGCGGCGGGCCCTGGTGTTCGGCTCGGAGCACAAGCTGGGCGTGTCCGAGACGCGAGGCCGCAAGCCCGACGTGTGCATGTACGCGCCCGGCGAGCGCCTCGGTCCGCGCGCTTCGCTCTCGCGGAAGCCGCCCCTGATGATCCTCGAGGTCATCTCCATGCGCGGCCGCGACGTGCGGCGCGATCGAATGGACAAGGCGAACGAGTACGCTCGCTTCGGCGTGCGCTGGTACTGGCTGCTCGATCCCGAGTCGCGCGTGCTGGAGATGTGGGAGCTCGGCGCCGACGGGCGCTACGTGCGCGCGCTCGTCGCGAGCGACGGAACCGTCGAAGCGCCGGCCTTTGATGGGCTCACGCTGGATCTCGACGCGCTCTGGCGCGAACGGGACGCGTGCCTGCCAGACGAAGAGGACGACGAGACCAGCGGCGAATACCCGATGCTCGACGCGAGCGGCGCCATCAAACACGCAGGAGCAAAGCCTCGCACGCCTCCCCCGTCGCCCGCCCGATCGCCGTCGCGTAAAGCGACACCTGCCGCCGATAGACCGGCCCCGCGCGGTCGATCTCGCGGTCGGTCTTGAAATCGACCACCGTCCAGCCGCTCGGCTCGCGAAACGCGAGGTCGACGATGCCCTCGATCAACGTCCCGTCCTCGGCCCTCAGGCAAAGCGGCGTCTCCCGCCGACATTCGCCGCGCGCATCGGCCGCGCGCGCCCTCTCGATCACCGGATGCGCGAGCGCACGGACGACCGAGCGCACCGCCGCCGCCTCCTCGGCCTCCGTCGCGCCGAAGAGCCGACCCGCGAGCGCCGCCGCCCCCTCCACCACGCCACGATCGGCCGAGAGCGGGACCTGCGCGAGCACGGCATGCACGAGCTCGCCGAAACGCGCGCCCCCCGGACGACCCGCCTCGCGACCCACGTCGACGATCGGCACGTCGAGCGCGGGCGCCTCCGTGGAGGTCTCCGCCCGCTCCGTGACCGTCTGGATCGTGTAAAGCGCACGCGCGCCGCGCTCGCGATCGGCCGCGCGTTCGCGCGCCCAGCGGCGGTACGTCTCCAGGTCCTCTTCCACGCGGCCGACGGGCGCGTCCTTGCGGAGCATGTCGTCGCGGCGCACGCCGAACGCAGGCTCGCGCTCGAGGTCGAGGCGCGTCACGTCCCACCACACGACCGCGTGACCCCCGGGCAAACGATATCCGCCCGCGCGGACCGTCTCCGGCCCCGGCGTGGCGCCCGGCGGCCGCGAGAGGACCGTGTCCTCGCCGAACGACGGGCAACCAGGCGCCACATCGGGCGAAGGCCGCGCGCCCGATGGAGGCGCGATCGCCGCGTGGATCGGGCCGATCCACGACTGCTCGGGGAAACGCGGGGCGTCGCCGACGGCAGGCACGACGACGAGGTCGCGCGCGCGCGTCGCCGCCACATACACGAGCCTCGTGCCCTCGGCCTCGTCGCGGCGCATTTCGAGCGCCTCGTACTCCACGAGATCCCAGGGCGCGACGCTGCCGAGGCGGAGCGCGCAGAGCGAACGCGAGGCGTCGACGTAGCGGCTCACGGCTTGCGCGCCGAGGCGCGCGGTGACGTCGGCGAGCACGACGACCGGGAACTCGAGGCCCTTCGCGCGATGCGCCGTCATGATCCGCACGCCGTCGCCGCCCTCTTCGAGGACCGGCGCTTCGGGCGCGCGGCCCCGCTCGGCGTCCTCTTCGAGGTGCTCGACGAACGCGCGGAACGACGTGCCACCCGAGGCCTCGTACGCGCGGCCGAGCTCGGCGATGTGCAGGACGTTCGCGAGGGCGCGTTCACCCGAGGGGCGCAGGGCGAAGCCCACGCAGGCGCGCGTGGCGTCGCAGAGCTCGGCGACCGTGCTCTCGATGGGGCGCGCGTTTCGACCGGCTGCGAGCCTCGCGAGCAGCGAGAGCGCGGCGCCGATCGGGGCGAGGTGCGGCGGGAGCGGGGCCTCGGGGATCTTTTGAGGTGAAAGCTTTCCGTAGGTGAAGCGGTACTCGAGCAGCGCCTCGTCGCCGACGGCGAAGAGCGAGCCGCGCAGCGTGGCGAAGACGGCGAGCTCGTCGTCCGGCCTCTCGATCGCGCGCAGCGCCGCGAGCATGGTCTCGACCTCCTCGCGGGCGTAAAACGATTTGCCGCCGACGAGCACGTGCGGGATCCCGCGCGCCTCGAGGGCCTCGACGTAGGCGCGCGTGACGTCCTCGCCGTGGCTCTCGAAGCGGCGGAAGACGAGGCAGATGTGGCGCGGCGCGAGGGGGACGAGCTCGCCTGGTTGATCGCGCTCGGTCACCTTCCAGCCGCTCTCGTGGAGGAGCCAGTCGAGGTACGCGCCCACGGCGGACGGCACGCTCTCGGCGACCGCGGCCGAGGTGAGCCGCTGCTGGCCGTACGGCTGGGGCACGGGCACGCACACGATCGACGGCTGCCCCTCGATGGGCTTTCGCGCGGGCCGGAGCGGCACGTAACGCGCGGAGAGCGCCGCGCGATCGCCCACCATGACGGGCGCGAACGCCGCGTTCACGAGCCGCTGGATGTCGGGGACCGATCGGAAGCTCGTGCTGAGCTCCACGAAGAGCGCGCCACGCGTGACGACGAGCTCCTTGACCTCCTCGTAGACCGAGAGGTCGGCCCTGCGAAAGCGGTAGATCGCCTGCTTCGGATCCCCGACGAGGAAGAGTTTTCCTGGGACGGGCTGGACGTCGCGATAGGCGCGGACGCTCGGATCGTCGGCCGCGAGCAGCATGAGGAGCTCGGCCTGGAGGGGGTCGGTGTCCTGGAACTCGTCGACGAAGATGCAGCGGTAACGCGACTGGAAG comes from the Polyangium spumosum genome and includes:
- a CDS encoding UvrD-helicase domain-containing protein encodes the protein MTGEVVPFESTRAEGLADAEARALIRGALGSTMIVEAAAGTGKTTELVLRMVAVLAEGRAEIEEIVAVTFTEKAAGELKLRLRSGIERARRFASDEGPRANLERALAHLEEARISTIHGFCADLLRERPVEAGVDPAFRVMTEAEADRRYGEAFSRWLEQILGRPPEGVRRLLRRREHGPGPIERLRRAGQELIAWRHFTARWRRPPFDRDRAIDAILAEMSAFAEASEGALHGNDPLHRDTEPARVLVRRLRAEGEHRWDRDEIEAELCALCRQRDFMRPRRGAGSRYGAHTTRADLLKAHAALAASLEAFQRAADGDLAALLQEELGALVATYQARKAEVGALDFEDLLVCTRDLVRDQGEVRRAFQSRYRCIFVDEFQDTDPLQAELLMLLAADDPSVRAYRDVQPVPGKLFLVGDPKQAIYRFRRADLSVYEEVKELVVTRGALFVELSTSFRSVPDIQRLVNAAFAPVMVGDRAALSARYVPLRPARKPIEGQPSIVCVPVPQPYGQQRLTSAAVAESVPSAVGAYLDWLLHESGWKVTERDQPGELVPLAPRHICLVFRRFESHGEDVTRAYVEALEARGIPHVLVGGKSFYAREEVETMLAALRAIERPDDELAVFATLRGSLFAVGDEALLEYRFTYGKLSPQKIPEAPLPPHLAPIGAALSLLARLAAGRNARPIESTVAELCDATRACVGFALRPSGERALANVLHIAELGRAYEASGGTSFRAFVEHLEEDAERGRAPEAPVLEEGGDGVRIMTAHRAKGLEFPVVVLADVTARLGAQAVSRYVDASRSLCALRLGSVAPWDLVEYEALEMRRDEAEGTRLVYVAATRARDLVVVPAVGDAPRFPEQSWIGPIHAAIAPPSGARPSPDVAPGCPSFGEDTVLSRPPGATPGPETVRAGGYRLPGGHAVVWWDVTRLDLEREPAFGVRRDDMLRKDAPVGRVEEDLETYRRWARERAADRERGARALYTIQTVTERAETSTEAPALDVPIVDVGREAGRPGGARFGELVHAVLAQVPLSADRGVVEGAAALAGRLFGATEAEEAAAVRSVVRALAHPVIERARAADARGECRRETPLCLRAEDGTLIEGIVDLAFREPSGWTVVDFKTDREIDRAGPVYRRQVSLYATAIGRATGEACEALLLRV